From a single Shewanella denitrificans OS217 genomic region:
- the rnpA gene encoding ribonuclease P protein component: MTSYTFSRELRLLTPAQFKSVFSNPIKASSAEITLLAIPNIEQHPRLGLTVAKRFVKRANQRNRIKRVIRESFRLNQHDIPALDIVVLVRNGVMEMENADLNKLIEKLWRKLSRRYNG; the protein is encoded by the coding sequence GAGTTACGCTTGTTAACTCCCGCGCAATTTAAATCTGTGTTCTCCAATCCTATCAAAGCATCTTCTGCTGAAATCACTCTGCTTGCTATTCCAAATATTGAGCAACATCCACGTCTTGGGTTAACTGTCGCTAAACGTTTCGTTAAGCGGGCAAATCAGCGTAACCGTATTAAACGTGTGATAAGAGAAAGTTTTCGTTTGAATCAACATGATATTCCAGCTTTGGATATTGTTGTGTTAGTCAGAAATGGCGTGATGGAAATGGAAAATGCAGACCTAAATAAACTGATAGAGAAGTTATGGCGCAAGCTCAGTCGCCGCTACAATGGCTAG